The Dendropsophus ebraccatus isolate aDenEbr1 chromosome 10, aDenEbr1.pat, whole genome shotgun sequence genome has a segment encoding these proteins:
- the LOC138765682 gene encoding 3-galactosyl-N-acetylglucosaminide 4-alpha-L-fucosyltransferase FUT3-like, translated as MILASINHKILTLLLFLFFLVLLSFIWNHESIPSGLSTNIQKLVCQEEGTKNEIKSQSSVPPKKQVDDIVVLIWLWPWGYVEPLDKCPEYGIFGCKLTLNRSLYNVADVVLIHHADIMNDKLSLPQQPKPSFQRWIWYNMEPPRIIKNLKMLDNLFNMTMTFRRDSDVYYPYGRMEPLKQRNPNFTIPKKSKLVSWVVSQWYPGAPRNAYYEELKKHISIDVYGKTHKKLSWDDFYATISQYKFYLAFENSIFRDYITEKLWFNAFGSWAVPVVLGTSRENYERFIPGDAFIHVNDFPSPKELAAYLLELDKDDEKYRKYFNWRFKYRVIDSNKGHGPSYTFCKICDIIRENPMYQVIHSVEKWFLGDG; from the coding sequence ATGATCTTAGCTTCAATCAACCACAAGATTCTAACCCTCTTgctctttctttttttcctggTCCTCTTGTCCTTTATATGGAATCATGAAAGCATCCCCTCAGGGTTGTCGACAAATATCCAAAAGTTGGTTTGTCAAGAAGAGGGGACTAAAAATGAGATAAAAAGCCAAAGCTCTGTCCCCCCAAAGAAACAAGTGGATGACATTGTTGTCCTCATTTGGTTGTGGCCTTGGGGATATGTTGAACCCTTAGATAAATGCCCCGAATATGGTATATTTGGCTGCAAGTTGACACTAAACAGAAGTCTGTATAACGTTGCTGATGTTGTCCTCATCCATCATGCAGACATTATGAATGACAAGCTATCTTTGCCCCAACAGCCAAAACCTAGTTTTCAGCGATGGATCTGGTACAATATGGAACCACCAAGGATTATCAAAAACTTGAAAATGTTGGATAATCTATTCAACATGACCATGACCTTCCGGAGAGATTCGGATGTATATTATCCATATGGCAGGATGGAACCATTAAAGCAGAGGAATCCAAATTTTACTATTCCTAAAAAATCCAAGTTGGTCTCTTGGGTTGTCAGTCAATGGTACCCCGGTGCCCCCCGCAATGCATATTATGAGGAGTTAAAGAAGCACATCTCTATTGACGTTTATGGAAAGACACACAagaagctgagctgggatgattTCTATGCCACTATATCACAGTATAAGTTCTACTTGGCCTTTGAGAATTCAATCTTCAGGGATTATATCACGGAGAAGCTATGGTTCAATGCTTTTGGATCATGGGCAGTTCCAGTTGTGTTGGGAACATCTCGGGAGAACTATGAACGCTTTATCCCCGGAGACGCCTTCATTCACGTCAATGATTTCCCAAGTCCTAAGGAACTGGCTGCCTATCTTCTAGAGTTGGACAAGGATGATGAAAAGTATAGGAAGTATTTCAACTGGAGATTTAAGTATCGCGTCATAGATTCTAACAAGGGTCATGGTCCATCATATACATTCTGCAAAATATGTGACATCATAAGAGAAAATCCAATGTATCAGGTCATTCACAGTGTAGAAAAGTGGTTTCTAGGAGATGGGTAA